In Gossypium hirsutum isolate 1008001.06 chromosome A10, Gossypium_hirsutum_v2.1, whole genome shotgun sequence, the DNA window ACATGTCAATTGGTTATATCGGACCAGTTTTAAACATAGTCAATATGGATTGGATCAGTTCGAGTGTTAAAATTTCCGCAtcatttatgattttgattgtttCCAATTCATGCCATTTTAGTTTAGGATATTCAGTTTGAAGGTTAGATTTTCAGAATAAGATCATTATGAGTTTAGGTTATTTCTGATTAGAGTCAAATTGGGTTAAAGTAAATTCAAGTTCGAATTTGATTAATTCGAGTCAGATTGAAggaatgttaattttttttgagacaaaatttttttttttgttgaaaattctaACATATATGCTGAAAATGACCCTGGAATTTTAGGTAACATAAATAATGCACTATATGATGCTGCATAATATGAAATGAGAATATGCTAAAGAATTTAATCCGAATTCCCACAGTATCAAATTCCTTCAATACAATATTTACTATGATCTTTTGTTGTTAATTTATGGTACATACTTTTTTAAAGTTATGACTTCGATAAATTTTAGATGAatcattatttttctaaataaaaatattatcaacCTGTTAATGGTGGAAATCAGATTGAATTGACAAGTTGGTATATCAGTTTGACGTAGGGGAGAAAACTCCATTCATAAttttgattgagtcttaactcgattggtataggtattgttgtcaatataggaGTACGTGAGTTCGAGTGTACTGAaacgcattattctcctatttatgagttggggaggagctatgggtagttctagacattatatCAATTGGCATGGGTATTGTTTCTAATAcaagaggatgtgggttcgagtgtgcTGAAATACATTATTCtccttatttatgggttgaggaggggctataggtagttctaggcattatgTCAAAAAGAGTAGATATGATTAGAATTTATAATGagttttttgaaagaaaaaaaaaaacactacatTGGTAGTCAATtaactattaatattttttttgggtcacctaattatgaaaagttagaaaATGGTCACCGaactatttgattttttctttttggtcacCTACCGTTAAATGGctaataaaaaatgaattgtcacctttaaaattgagataatagCAATTTTAACCCTCAACGTTTACATATcgtgtcaatttagtcttaaatttaaaatttagtggaTTAATTGAATGAGTAATGATGCTCTCTATGTTCACCAAATATGGTAACAACAAGGgcaacattaacaaaaaaaaaagcttagTTGAACTAATGTCAAATGATTCAAGCACAAATATTATGAAATTGATAAAGAGTTAACCGGCGAAAATTAAGTCATCTCAGCCTATAGTGTTCAATCCAACAGTAGAGAATCAAAGTATCAAGAGAAAAgtggaaattatgatattgagtTTTACGTGTTtttaattttgacatttttttatcaaattaagctgataatttttttttagctttttaggttATACAgttacaaaaaagaagaagaagcaaaactACAAAAAAGAACCAAATTAAATAATGTCGAAACAttgaaggttaatttttttataattaagactaaactgacacaatgtataaatgtttgagggttaaagttgttattatgctAAATTTAAAAGCTGACACATCATCTTTCTATTAGCCAATTAACGGTTGGTGAATGgtgaccaaaaagaaaaaaatcgaacaattgagtgattattttgtaactctTCATTGTTGGGtgactaaaaaaattacaattggGTGACTATATATAGTTTAcctgtaatttatttaattgaaaccATCAAACGAGTGACTTGACTAATTGATCACCAGTCTGATTTCAAAAACCATAATGGACCTATTCgtatcttaaaataaaatttctactTTTATGATACATAAGCCctattaaattatgatatttgCAATTTCATCCATCAAGCCCAATAACGTTACATGGAATTTGATTCATAAAATTACATagctctattttattttaattattttttcactcTATTTTCATCATCATAACATAGCATTCATGTTTATGTTTCATTGGCATACCACTTTACGCTTCAAACTAAGCTTATAACGCTCAAGAAAGTCGAAACAAGAGCTGTTATGCTAAGAGTGTAGTAGAACGCTATACAAGAGCACTTACGCCTCCATCATAACATTTAGAGGTATCTATGGATCGGGCCGAGTTTGATATTGATATATTTTGTGCTTGTCGAATCCCGACTCaaaatatgggcttaaaattttgtctaagcttgttcatatttgtaaaaaaattaactcaagcTCATTTTAGGCCCACcggtattgttttttatttttttaaatatttatattatattaaattaatatttaataatttgatatattttttatttattgaaattttttatatagtcttcttaacattattttaatgtttacattagagtagtattatatatttagtatatatttatttttttaatgtgttctaaattacataatatataaaaaaacattataaacttaaaaatgagtCGGACTCAGGTCTTGAATGTTCAAACTCAAGCCTGATTTATATTTTAAACGGGCTTAACTTTTTTACCAAACTCATTTATTGAgcctaatatttttacccaaatttcaAGCTGGCTTTTGGGCCTGACCCATACATTAGAGTAGTTACCCATAAATGCTTAGTGACATTGTAGTGAGATTAGGGGTGTTCAAATGATAGATTCAATTAATGTCTCGAGTCGGATtacaattaactaaattaaataaaattttaaacctgttaattgttgataaaatcaaattttttttgaaactcatCAACTGAATCGAATTAATTTCGGTTAATTCAATCAGTTAACCgaaatttaatataatgaaaatactctttttctttgcttttaatTTAGAGAAGTTTACAAGAAGATCAAAATAACAAATAACACAATagcaataataaattttaaaaaataatcacaatagagtaaaatttttttggtggattacaataataatataaaacccgAATAACAAAAGCAATTAGTACGACTAAAACCCAGACCACATCTAAGGCAATGAACACCCTTAACCATTAAGCCATCACATGATATTCAAAAtagaataatttgaaaaaaaaatgtaaaatattttattttacttgtatCGTTCATAATATTTTACTTTGGCCCATTTAAGTTTATAAGCCCATTTAAGTTTATAAATCAAAAAATAGGACTGCACTCTTAAAATTacaagttttaaatttaaattaaggataaatctcaaaattatatatgaactttgatttgatgtaattatacacatgaaactttagtcgcggttcaaatgtatacatgaaattttaattttgattcaattatacacatttgaagaaataaatacgtcaatttatttttatattagataaatataattatatgtgtatgcaataattgtgttaataatttacgagaactgaatcaaatcaaaatttcacagataaaattacacaaatttaaaatttatatacaaaattgtacattagaccaaaatttatgtatagttttgagatttgtCCTTTTCAACTATTAGTCCAAAAATAGTTAACGCGAAGCATGGGTAGGAAACCATACTAATTGTtttaattagtataatatatttagttcTCAATACTtacaaatttatcaaattaatactaattctaaataatttaataaatttaatccctaataaattctatcaaattggtcataaaaaatttcaatttcatcactaatattttctatctattttgatTTGGTCACTAGTAGTGTCTATGAGCGTTATTTTCCGAGCTTATTTCTTCACCTTCTTTTCTTCTCAAGGCCCAATTTTTctcgagaaaaagaaaatatatagcccaatggaaaatggaaaaagaaaataagaagccGAATCCAATGAAGAACAAAAGGTAAAACCCAagtcttcttttctttttaattttccgagataaaaaaaaaacccaaatccagaaaagaaaagaaataaaccTCATCATCGTCATCAATTCATTATCCGTTCTTTTTCCCCACAAGCTTTACCATTCAGCAAAGCACTAATATTGACTCTTGGCTGTCTATTTATCTGTCTTAGTTTCCtccttttttctattttctttttctctctttccttTTAAATTCCGAATCATTCTTTAATTCCATAAaggtaaagaaaaaaaattgaaaaaagaaaagattacCCCTTCCttaaggaaataaaatcaaagaaaaaaaaaccacctTTTTTCTGTACTAAACAGTTAATGTCCATAGTCAAATAATAGTAATTTGTTCTGTTATTTCCTATGAAAGAGCAATGGGAAATATTTCTAGGTTTTGTCTTTTATAGGTATATATGtgtgtttctttctttttatggTGCAGGATCTTCAAACTCTGAGAGAAGAAATTCaatccaaaaaaagaaaaagaaccccATAAGATGAGGATTAATGGGAGTTGGGAGttgattttttattgattttttcaaggtaaattctttgtttttgttctttattttctctgTGATTTTTTATGTCTTCTAAGTGTTTGTTTAAATGCCTGAGTGTAGACTTTAGCTCTAGTAttaaaaaagattttattttgatttgttggGTTTAATTTAACCCAAAGTTTCTCATCTAATGTTCTGTAAATTTACATTTATTGGATTTAGTGCCATTATTACTTCTGAATTGGTCAATGCCTGCATTTTTTCTTGTACGATTTGATAATTAAGTCAATAAAGGtttgctttttttttgttttgtttttttttgttaatataacttatgaatattgatgcaTATGATCTCTATGTGAtcatttctcttaattttttttttgtgtgtgtgtgtgtgtttttttaatGTTTCAATTATGAACTTTGAGTTTAAAGGGAGCAAATTTTTGTTGTTAAGTGATATTGTTATATAGTAAAAAAAGATGAATTCAAAAAATCAAGTGGAGTCAACTCTCAAGGAAATACTCGAAGTGGTCAAGCCGTTGCATGAGGACTGGGTTACTCGGTTTAAGATCATCAATGAACTGCGTGAAGTCGTTCAATCTATCGAAAATTTAAGAGgtaaaattttatgtttctttattttgatatttcCATGGGAAATGCTAATAGTGATTCTTAGTAACTTGTCTTACGAGTAAATCTACGTAAGTTTATTGATTGATATTGGCCGCAGAAATGCTATATTTTGCATTCCGTGATGAATGTTGCAAACAATTTGCAAACCAGGATAATTTTTATGTATACAAACATAAAATGTTTGGCCCAAAACAAGTGGTTTTTTTTGTATATCATTCTGAATTTCTAGCTGATTTACGGCATTGAGTACTTACGGATAACTAATGTGCGTGTAAATGGCATAAACAGGTGCAACTGTGGAGCCATTTGGATCCTTTGTGTCTAATCTCTTTTCACGGTGGGGAGACTTGGATATTTCTATCGAGGTATCTTTCGGTCAATGTGTTTCATCAGCTGGAAAGAAACGGAAACAGACTTTACTTGGAGAATTACTACGAGCTTTAAGAAAACAAGGTGATTTCGAGTATAATTTTCATGCTTTCATGTTCTTGTTGAAACATATACGAGGGGAGTAAAGAAGAACTTTTTTCGTGGGGTTGGAGGTGGCGTCAAATTGTTACTCATTCATTGTTGATTTTTCGTTTTAAGTAACATTAATCTACAGGTGGATGGTCGAGGTTAAATTTTATTCCCAGTGCAAGAGTTCCCATTTTGAAAATCGTAAGCAAATGGCAAAACATCTCTTGTGATATTTCAATTGATAATATCCAGGGCGAAATAAAGTCCAAGTTCTTGTTTTGGCTCAATGAGATTGATGGTCGATTTCGTGACATGGTTTTACTGGTAACTGTCGTTAAAACCGAACACTTCCCGTTATGGAGAGAAATGTATCTCTCATTTGTCCTTCATGCTATGCAGGTGAAGGAATGGGCCAAGGCTAATGGTATTAATAACCCAAAAACTGGGACTTTCAACTCGTACTCCCTCAGTTTGCTAGTGATTTTCCATTTTCAGGTGACTTTTATGATTAAATCTGTTATCAATCATTTTAGGAAAAGTTGTAAGACTAAGTCGCTccgaatttagaaaaaaaaattgtacataCCCTTGTCGGATACATACCTGTAGTATACACATGTttgtttttcatttcatttattttctttttcttgcagACATGTGTACCTCCAATTTTACCTCCTTTAAAAGATATATACCCAACGAATGTTGTCGATGATCTTACGGGTATTTTAATCTCAAATGCTATTTGATTTTCTCGTTTGTGCCCTGTTTCAGAATAGGGATTCATGTTAAGGTTTCAATTCTCCATTATTAGATCCTGGTAGGGAAGTTGGTCAAAAATACACTATGATTTGAAATTTTGAGCTCAGCTCTTAATGAAAAACAAATCATGATTTAAAAATGAAAGCATGTTCTTGATTGCAGGTGCCAAAGTCGACGCAGAGAGACGTATTGCACAAGTATGTTCGTCTAACATTGCCAGGTTTAAATCAAGCACAAGTAGAATCGTAAATCGAAGTTCTTTGTCCGAGCTGTTTATTTCCTTCATTGCAAAGGTATTGATTCCTATTACGATCATCTATTTTGCTTGTTAAAGCCGTATTTGACTTGTACAGCAGCATGTTTCGTAGATCAGTTCTCCTCGGAAGCACCATATAGGCTTTGTTTATGccaagtttttaaatattttttgcagTTTTCAGAGATAAACTCGAGGGCCTCAGAGTTGGGAATCTGCACGTTTACGGGACAATGGGAGTATATAGCAAACAATACGAGATGGTTGCCCCGGACTTATGCAATATTTGTAAGACCCTCTCCTTCTCTGTGTGTGATATTCTTACAACACTTCACGGCTTTGGCACCGAaaactaaaatgagttttttttttattttttattttagattgaaGATCCTTTGGAACAGCCCGAAAATTCTGCTAGGGCAGTCGGTCAGAAACAACTGGTAAAGATAGCTGAAGCATTTGAGATGACTCGTCGTACTCTAATCTCAGCCAATGTCACCCGAAATACTCTCCTCCCCACATTAGTTGGACCACAAACATCACGATTCCTCATCAAAAAACACCCAACCGTGTACTCAAACAGCAACTACAGGTCCTACCCAAATACTCCTCCGCAGGTACATCGGGTTGTGCAATCACCTTTGCAAACGCAGTATCATCTGTGGCAGCCGCAGTACAAGAACTCAAGGCCTTCAACCTCGCAAATGCAGCATCAAGGTCCAAGAATGGTGCCCTCAACACCGAAATCGCAGTCTCAATTTGCGAGAATGAGGGTGATGAATGGACCAAGCCTGCCAAACCATCAATTTCAGAAGCCGAACCCTTCGGTCCCACAAGATCAGGTTCAAGTGCAAGTGCAACCACAGATTCAGATAGCAAGGACAGAAGGTTATAATGTAAAGTTTGGGACTAGAAGGCCTCATCGGGTGCAGCATAATCAAGGGCAAATGTGGAGGCCAAAATATGATAGATAGAGAGAGCTTTATAAAAGATCATATTTTCAACTTACTATATAGTTAATGTTTTTCAAAACTTACAAAACAGTGTTATATTTATACACCTTGTGTTACAaaagcatattttgatttttgagcAAGTGTAAGAATATTTTTGCATTGAAGAATGAATAGTGAAATGTTTTTGGTTAAAAGTATTTGAGCTTTGCCCAACACTTGACTTTTTTTTGGAGTACTTGGCTTGAAATTCTTTCCCGCTCAATCTCGTAATGCTTTTGGCACGGTTTATTTATCTTGCCTACTCTATTTTTTGGAATGCTCGTTGTGAAATCGAACAATCAAGGATCGCTCTGATACCATTTATCATGGGGTCATTATTATCTTTTCAAAAGTGTCAAAAGACTGTTACCCTTTCCTCGAGAAAGTATAATGGTTTCATGAAAAATGATATTAAAGCAACTTTTGGCGGTTTGATTTCACGTCGAGCTCCCTTATAAGTAAGGTAAGCAAGGTAAACTAATCATAACAAAAGAGCTAATAACAAAAGCGTAACGAGATTGAGTGAGGAGAATGTCACACCAAGTACTTTAAAGTAGGCAAGATGCAATAGTCTCATATAAGAAAGGAAATGGAAGATCCTTGTACATGTAATCGGATGCGCTGCACATCCTATCAAGCATGTTTGGAAAGAACCAATGACCCTATATcagaataaaatacaaaatacaatAATACgagttaaaaagaaaatatattaaaatagtaaattgaataataatcATGTAAGAATATAATAttcgtaattattttttaaatccatggatttattttttgatatatattataaattgaaaaatctGAGGGATGATaacaatatgatttaaactttgGTTTTGGGATATCAATGAGGGGCTAAACCTTTGATGAATTCATACTTTTTAtactttttcaaatatatattattttaaagctaattagttaattaatttataatatatgcgtatgatttttataatttatatatcaatattttattataaagcataaaaatacaGATTGGCCGAAATGCATTTCATTGTTCTTAGGTAAAACAAACATAAGAAGTATGAAAAgagtatgtatttttttaattactaattatttaattactaattaacctctttatatttaaaataaattatattattataaagaaatctttccttttttatatttttaaaaaaatcaataaaaaaattatatatgaaacaAAATAAACCCAGATTGAACCCATAGCACCAACATCAATAACTcctcaattgatttttttatacattttaatattatattaaattgtttatttattttatttttaaaatgactaactatattttaaatatgaaaattactaaaattactaaattttttatataatttaaataaaaataatatatttttataattaaatgtaATTCAGGCAAGATTATATCAACTTGAATTACAAGAACAGTTCTAATCTCACCCTACCATGAAAGGGTATCACAAAATCATATCAAGTAAAATGGAATGACTATATAACAAAAAAGGGAACTCAAAGATGAATTtaacttaacaaataaattttttttttgactgTATCTAtccaatgaaataaaataaattaaaaaacaatgatCCTACCCCTACCCTGAGAAAACAATTTTAAGAGAAaagttgcatatatatatatagtagaattaagttacaaaggaACTGTAAAAAACCATACCAGGCTGCATTTTGGCTGAGGAAATCAAATCTCTCTAAGAACCTCAATGTGTCTCATGTCCTCCTCCATCCTCCTCCGGTCTGACGACTGCATGATATTAAGACACCTGTAATTGACGACTTGTATTTTATTTGGAAACAATCATTTGCAAGACTTGCTTTAGCTGTCTTCAATTTGCGGAAGGGGTGAGGTTTCGGCCTTCGAGTCTTTAGTTCTATTGGTTCAACTGCGGAGTAGGCGCTTGTCACATACCAAGATCCTGTAACTTGCATGAGGACCCTCGGACGTATCGCGTAGAGTAGGATGCCAACCCATGGCTTTTGCGATATCTTGAAGTTCATCCATAACATCAAGAGAATCGCGGATGTATACTCGTCCACCGGGTCGTAATATCCGGTCCATTTCAAGCATGATGGTAGACATATTGCATCTGATGTAAAAAgcagaaaataatcaaatttatcaACAAACCCAGCCTCTTAAACATGTACTAACACTTCGCCTTGTTAATAAAACTTCCAAGTCATACATAGTGACAATGAATCTAACCAGGATATGCTAACCcatgtattcttaccataaaataaacaaattttggtCCTTTAATATTTATGACGCAggatctttttctttttaatcatgttatttattattggacttatttattaattattggaTATAGAGAGAGATGACCACGAATAAACTTTATTTGCAAGAAAGCCTAATAAGTTTACTTGCAAGGAAGCCTATAATAAAATGTAATCTTTATGGGCAACATTATTATTATCCAATTAATAGAAAGAGGGTTCTACAAAGCTACATTTTCAAGAGTTCCACTTCTTTCTTACTCGTTTTTCAGCCTTAATTCTATTGACTTACTAATATTTTCTCCTACACCGCaccaatttatttattaaaaagtcTTCTATTTTCAGCAAAAACAATTTCTCTCAACTTGATCGGAAGTTACAATTGTAAGCTAGTAGTGAAAAATTGACCAGGTATAAAAGATGATAAGGGTGTTACCTTTTCCTCTCAACCGAGAAGAGGCCAGCTGCATGCAATAAGTCATAGGTCCTTGGGTATGTATCAAACGACTCACACCTGGAAAATTAGACACGATTTAGCTTATACTCAATCCAAGCAGTGTTAATAAACATAGCATACTCCAAAGTTTAAGACTAAAATATTAAACAAGTATCCTTCAGGGTTTATTCGAAGGCATAGATAACGTCTCTGAGATCCTAAATAATGATCTTTTTGGCCACAAGACCCAAACTAATGATTAAAAGTAATCCATGAAAAAGTACAGCAATTACTCATCGAATCCATTTCTTCCTGACCAGAGTTATGGTTAAGACAACATACCAGTCATGCAAGACCCCTATTAATCCACGATCATATATAACAGGCAATGTATTGGGCCCACTAACAGGGACTACATTTAGAACCCAAGCATCGAGTTGATTGTCAATCATTGCTGCAGCAAATCTGCACAAAAATACATAAAACCATAGATTTTAGAAAGACAGAAACATATCTTAATTGTAAACTGCAAGACATGGTTTAATAAATTTACCCTCCAAAGCCAGCTCTCATGTCCATTACATTTCTTAGTTTATACTTCTTCCAATGTAGAGCACGGACATAGCTTGCCACTATTTCATTCCAGTATTTTGATTCAGCCTTGAAGAGTTCTTTTCTAGCTATATAGGATTCGATATGTATGCTCTGCAGCCTGTCGGGTGGGGTTTGCAAACGAGCAGGCCAAGGAGCAACGTTTGCACCATATCCATTCTCAGGAATTCGACTAATACATGCCTTTAGATCAACATACCTGAGAGATTACGCAAACATCCCAAGACTAACTTAAAACTACTCATATTAAGcagaaagaaaatttaaaccGGCACCCTTGAGTGTGGAAGACCTAAATAATAGGCAAGGAGTACTATGGCCTACAATAAGGACAAGAACAAGCAATTCCAGATTCCGAAGTTTAGAAATTAATCCAGAGAGACtaatgaaataatatttatatgcAAGTGAAAACATTGTTCAACCGATGGAAGCCATCAAAAACAAAATCAGCATAGAAAATTTAAATCATCTCAGTAAAACTTAAAACCATAAAAGAGACTATAGGCCAAACTCCAACATGTACTCAGAAAAGCAATTATATGCACAAATTCCTTCAAGCAACAGATAGTTTCCATTCTTTTATATGTCATGTCACATACACTAAAAGCCAATATACACCAGCTAGTACACAGCAAGTTACATAGAACAAGAATCTAAAACTTCAAGCATTCAATTATATGATTGCTGATACTAAAATCATCGTCAGATGCAGGGAGGACATGTATAATTAAAAATCAGTCATCCTCCAATACAGCAAGTTGTATAGAACAAGTATCTATAACACTCCGATGCAAAAGACATGTATAACCAAAAATCAGTCATTCCAGTTTGATGATATTGTCAAATTATCAattgtttttcaaataaaaggaaaAGTATGACATACCAAACATTATCCGGGTCATCATTTGGATCACACAAAGGAGGAATAGTCCCAGCTTCCCGGCTTAAATAACAGCTGTTATTGAAAGGCTTCTGCCATACTGCAATGTACCCTTCCTTCTTTACAAGATTCCAGCAGAGGCGAGTAGTAAGGTTAAGCATCTCTGGAAATAAAGAAGATCAGAAAATAATCATGCATAGCAAATCTAATATATAATTTCTTACAAACTGCCACATGTTTCACAAATGAGCACAAGCCAAACAGAAAAAATAGTAAAGCGGGAAAAAAATGTCTGTgtaatttaaaattgaatttgcaAATGCATAGTGAGTACATTAGTTATCACATTCCTTAAAACGCTTAACATGAGTCTAGGTCCAGTGTTTCTACCTTCCCACTGTTCCTCAAGGGCTTGTTCGTGTTTGTAAACAGGCTGTGCTGCCCAAGTAAAATATCCACCAGCTCTAAGCATTCTGTTCACCTCAAGGAGCAAAATTCCATCTTCATTACATAGCACAAGAATGGAAGGATACATCAGAAGATATTGCAGAAGTTGATCATATGACAGTAAAAGAAGAAATGTGAGAATAATCTTCTATAAACATCAAATGTAGcataataaaatgtatgaaatttaGATGAGAAGTTTTTATTTAGAAAGAAGAggtagaagaagaaagaaagcttATTGGCAAGCAGAAAAAAACTGGTATTGTGTTAGAACTTCCTTACTGGAAAAGAGAAGAAGAGACAAGAAAGAATGAGCATATACGGTGGCCAGATCCTGGGCTTAGTGCGGAGATGATATTCAGAATTGTGCAGAAAATTTTAATCagatttaaaatattttccttattttcctTTGCTACCAAAAGGTGACTAGATAAGACAGGAACAAAAAATTTACCATCACGGGTCCAATTGATACGACATCTAGAACAATGTATCAAATCAAAGGCTTGACTGGGGTACAATAAACGACGAGTTGCAAATGCAGCTGCCATTGCAGGCACTCCACGTTCAAGTGCAAATTGAATCTGGTTTTCATGGACATCTTTGGGAGCTATTGACATGGTTATAACATTCCGTGATAACAAATAAGCTCCAAAACTTGCCACACCACATCCAACATCCAGAACAACACGAATATGCTGACCAAATGTAATCTCAGGGACCATCTGGATATACAGATTAGAACTTGGTTGTCAGAAACAAAATCCACAGACCAAATTGCTTGAGTTTTTTTATGCATATGTATAaggtttcaaaattttcataaccTTAGAAATTTGATTCAGGTACTGATCTGCCCCATGTATGAATTGTGTGCCACCTCCAGGAAAGCTGAATTTATCCTTCCCTTTTTTGGAAATCCAATTTTGACCACCTTTGTCATCTACTAGTCGAGTATGAGGGACATTATAGAACCATACCTATCCATTGACGCAAGATATCCTATTAGAAAACTATGTACACTACAACTACGTGAAAGAATGAACAGAACAAACAGTATCAAAAGCAACTTCCAATCAAACTGTCAAGTAACAAAAGTTACCAGTGAAAGCGCAAAATGAAAAAGAAGGGTAAAAAGGAAAGAGCAAACACAGAGACGATCTTTTCATTTAATCCCTCAGCAACAATAAATGAAAGAAGAAATCAAAACCAGCAAAATATAACCAAAATTTCATCTCTTTCTAGTTCTGTGCTTCTCAGGATCGGAAATTAAATCAAACCCAAGAAGATTTAATCCCATTTCTCAAACAAAAAAACTAATTAAGCTTGTTGACATTTATCGTTTCTTGACCTAGGCTATATTTCCCTAAAAGTTCTAAAGATACCAAATCCTTCTTTAATGCTTTCACCGCATTATTACTTCCCCATAAACCTTGACATCTCCATATTCCACTGAACCAAACCATTTACATCTCCGATTTCTCGACCTAGGCTATATTTCCATTATTGTTTTTAAGCAAATCAAA includes these proteins:
- the LOC121207802 gene encoding protein HESO1; amino-acid sequence: MNSKNQVESTLKEILEVVKPLHEDWVTRFKIINELREVVQSIENLRGATVEPFGSFVSNLFSRWGDLDISIEVSFGQCVSSAGKKRKQTLLGELLRALRKQGGWSRLNFIPSARVPILKIVSKWQNISCDISIDNIQGEIKSKFLFWLNEIDGRFRDMVLLVKEWAKANGINNPKTGTFNSYSLSLLVIFHFQTCVPPILPPLKDIYPTNVVDDLTGAKVDAERRIAQVCSSNIARFKSSTSRIVNRSSLSELFISFIAKFSEINSRASELGICTFTGQWEYIANNTRWLPRTYAIFIEDPLEQPENSARAVGQKQLVKIAEAFEMTRRTLISANVTRNTLLPTLVGPQTSRFLIKKHPTVYSNSNYRSYPNTPPQVHRVVQSPLQTQYHLWQPQYKNSRPSTSQMQHQGPRMVPSTPKSQSQFARMRVMNGPSLPNHQFQKPNPSVPQDQVQVQVQPQIQIARTEGYNVKFGTRRPHRVQHNQGQMWRPKYDR
- the LOC121207801 gene encoding probable methyltransferase PMT11 — protein: MKLLGNVDLLTSQTAIKFAAFIFISVSFFYLGKHWSDGSRQLIFFSRQSPSATASYIPTVGISPNFNKEFNISALISATEPETESKPVDPVKNDGKPVSASEAHLPQHPPTTPPPPPVIKSYGIVDENGTMSDEFEIGEFDPNLVENWGNGKEIQEETKTEGATSTFRVKKFGLCDESMREYIPCLDNVEAIRLKSTEKGERFERHCPEKGKGLNCLVPAPKGYRPPVPWPRSRDEVWFYNVPHTRLVDDKGGQNWISKKGKDKFSFPGGGTQFIHGADQYLNQISKMVPEITFGQHIRVVLDVGCGVASFGAYLLSRNVITMSIAPKDVHENQIQFALERGVPAMAAAFATRRLLYPSQAFDLIHCSRCRINWTRDDGILLLEVNRMLRAGGYFTWAAQPVYKHEQALEEQWEEMLNLTTRLCWNLVKKEGYIAVWQKPFNNSCYLSREAGTIPPLCDPNDDPDNVWYVDLKACISRIPENGYGANVAPWPARLQTPPDRLQSIHIESYIARKELFKAESKYWNEIVASYVRALHWKKYKLRNVMDMRAGFGGFAAAMIDNQLDAWVLNVVPVSGPNTLPVIYDRGLIGVLHDWCESFDTYPRTYDLLHAAGLFSVERKRCNMSTIMLEMDRILRPGGRVYIRDSLDVMDELQDIAKAMGWHPTLRDTSEGPHASYRILVCDKRLLRS